DNA from Candidatus Rokuibacteriota bacterium:
ATCGCCGACGCGGCCAGTGGCTATGGCGTGGACATCCTCACTGCCCTGTTTCTCACGCCGTTGCCGGGTACGCGAGTGTGGGACAAGATGCAAACCGAAGGCCGGATCAGCACCAATGCCTTTCCGCAGGATTGGCAGTATTACACGCTGACGTTTCCGGTGGCGGACTACAAGCAACTCTCGCGGGAGCAGATCGTCCGGGAGATGGACTGCTGCGACCGAAGGTTCTACTCGCCCGGGCGGATCGGGCGGCGGCTGTGGGCCAGCTTCTGGCGCGGGCGACACCCGGTCGTGTCGCTGGTGAGCAATCTCTCCTATCGCCGGAGCCTGCGGGCCAATCACAGGGCCTATCACCAGTTCACCCTGGCGCAGGAGCAAGATCGTCATCGCGTGGCTATGCACTGACGTGCACGGCGTCGCGACAGCGCTCACCGCCGGCTAGGGCTGCGCACCGCCATTGCCCCGCCAGTTTTTCGTGACCTGCCCCCAGGTGAGGCATCAGCTTCGTGAAGTGAGGTGCCGAAATGAAAGAACGTGGTTAGACCCGTATAAGTCGCCTTCTGGTGCCGAAGGCCCGGCAGGCCTACGTCCGGGCCGCCCTGCGCCGGGCGTATCAGGCGGCCGGCGCGGCGGCGGCACGCCGGCAGCTGACGGCGCTCGCGACCTGGCTGGAGCGCAACGGCCACGCCGACGCCGCGGCGCGTGTGCGCGAAGGGCTGGAGGACACGCTCACGGTGCTGAAGCTGGGGCTGCCGCCGACGCGGCGCCGCTTCTTCGCCACGACGAACTGCATCGAGAATCTCATCGGGACGCTGCGCCACGTCACGCGGAACATCACGCGCTGGCGCGACGGTGACATGCGACGGCGGTGGCTCGGGCTCGGCCTGCTGCGCGCCGCCGAGCGCTTCCGGCGCATCAAGCGGCATCACGAGCTCGGCGCGCTCGTGACCGCGCTCGAGGCCGCCACGGCCGCGGCACGTGCCGCATGAGTCATCGTGGTCGCCGTCGGCCAGGACGCGAGGGCCACAATCGGCTCAGGATCGATCTTCCCGCGGGGGCCGCGATGTCGGTATCCCCCGCACTGCGGTGACCTGAGGGTATGATGCCCTGCCGCCGCGCTCAGCCAAGTTCAACAGCGAGCGGGACAACTCCTACATCGCACCCCACGCGACCACAGCCTTGATGCGCTTGTCGACCGCTGCAACCTTCGGCGCATAGAAGCCGCCCATACTCCTCCCGAGAATCCCCACCGGTTTATATCTATCTCCGGTCGCCTTTCCAAGTAGTCGACGACTGCATAGATCGATCGGTCGAAGTCGGAGCGCCAGAGCATCTTATCCGGGATTTCCGATATGGACCTATTTTCTCCTCCCTCTGACGCTGCTGAGTGAGCCGCGCGCCCTCCAACCAAGCATGTCGCCCAGTCAGAATAGATGACCGGGGGGTTCTCGAGCTTCCTGCCCTGCTGACCCCGCGTGCTCCGGGGCGCGCCACCTGTGCCCACCCCACCGCAGAGACACCCCCGCCGGGATCGATCCGCTCCTCGTCTCACTCCCTCTGTGTCCCGTCCGCTCGATCAGGTCGGATGCCACGTGAGTCGCTCGATGCGCCCGAGGATCTGCCCTAAGAGGCGCCGTGTCAAATGGCTTTGGGCCAGCTGGAGGGTCAAGGACCGCGCGCGCCGGATGAGGCGCCCGCCAGTCTTGAAGAGCCGCTACTGGAGGCTCGTGAGGGACCAGTTCTGGATGGAGACGGGCAGGACGAGCCGACGCAGCAGATTGCCGAGGTTGTAGGCGATAACCCCGAGCAGCAGGCGGACCTCGTTGGCCCGAAGACCAGTATCGGAGGCTCGGATGGACCTCACGACGTTGTCGGTGACCGAAATGGCAGCGCTCATCCGGGCGTGCGCCGCGCAGGCCCAGCTCCGGGGACAGCGGACATGATCAACCCCGGTTCTTTGGGCGTCTGAGCTAGCCTCAGGACGCCCGGGCGCGGAACGTGAAGGTCACGTGGACGGCGTTGCCGATGGGGTTCAAGAACGACGAGTAGTTGATGCCGTAGTCGCGGCGGTTGAGCTGGAACTCACCGGTGGCCACCAGCGCGCTCTCGGAGAACCGGACGTCCACCGGCACCACGATCTCCCGCGTCACCCCGTGCAGCGTGAGCTGGCCGGTCACCGTGGCTCGGCGCCCCATCACCTCCACCCGCTGGCTCTCGAAGGTCATCGTGGGGAAGCGCGCCACGTCGAGAAAATCCGCACTGCGCAGATGCTTGTCCCGCATGCCGATGCCCGTGTCGATGGAGGCGGACTCGATCGTCAGAGTGATCATGGCCGTCGCGGGGTCCTTGGGATCCAGCGTCACCTCGCCCGTCAAGCGCGAGAACTTCCCGTCCGCATCCATCAGCCGCGACGTCGCCTTGAAGCCCACGTCGCTGGCCTCGGGCTGGATGCGGAAGCGCGCGGGCTCGGCCTCGGCGGCGCCGGCTGCCAGAAGGACTCCCGCCACGGCGGCAAGCGACATCGTTTTGAAGACGGCGGACGCCCTGACACACATGCATCCAGCTTACATTGTTTCCATGGGAGGCACCGGTTTTTGCGCCCGGGACGGCCATTCAGCGAGAAATGCCCGGCGGTGAGCGCGACGGCGGCATGACGGCGCGCCGCATCGCTCCGCCCATCGGCGCTTCCTCCCCGGGAGTGATCGAGTGCGATGCTGGTGCACCAGCCGCTATGTTCGTCCAGCCGGACTGAATCCGGCCCCCGAAAAACGAGACCGGTGCCCGCGGCGACGCCAGGAATGATGTAGGATCGGTGGCGCAAG
Protein-coding regions in this window:
- a CDS encoding transposase; this encodes MPKARQAYVRAALRRAYQAAGAAAARRQLTALATWLERNGHADAAARVREGLEDTLTVLKLGLPPTRRRFFATTNCIENLIGTLRHVTRNITRWRDGDMRRRWLGLGLLRAAERFRRIKRHHELGALVTALEAATAAARAA
- a CDS encoding YceI family protein, whose protein sequence is MCVRASAVFKTMSLAAVAGVLLAAGAAEAEPARFRIQPEASDVGFKATSRLMDADGKFSRLTGEVTLDPKDPATAMITLTIESASIDTGIGMRDKHLRSADFLDVARFPTMTFESQRVEVMGRRATVTGQLTLHGVTREIVVPVDVRFSESALVATGEFQLNRRDYGINYSSFLNPIGNAVHVTFTFRARAS